Proteins encoded within one genomic window of Rossellomorea vietnamensis:
- the rbsD gene encoding D-ribose pyranase, which produces MKRHGILNSHIAKILADLGHTDTIVVADAGLPIPSDVVKIDLALKPGEPSFLDVVQLLKEEMVVETVTLAEEVETNKGVHEQMTSWFDGIQYVSHEDFKKETHKAKAVIRTGEVTPYANCILHAGVIF; this is translated from the coding sequence ATGAAACGACATGGCATCTTGAACAGTCACATAGCAAAAATACTAGCCGATCTCGGCCATACGGATACGATCGTCGTGGCCGATGCCGGTCTTCCGATTCCGTCAGACGTCGTGAAAATCGACCTGGCATTGAAACCGGGAGAGCCATCCTTCCTTGACGTGGTCCAACTGTTAAAGGAAGAAATGGTCGTCGAAACCGTCACACTAGCTGAAGAAGTCGAAACAAATAAAGGGGTTCACGAACAGATGACCTCATGGTTCGATGGAATCCAGTATGTATCCCATGAAGACTTCAAGAAAGAAACCCACAAAGCGAAGGCTGTCATCCGAACGGGGGAAGTCACACCGTACGCAAATTGCATACTTCACGCAGGAGTCATTTTTTAA
- a CDS encoding sugar ABC transporter ATP-binding protein: MQISMKNIHKAFGTNKVLEGVDIEIGEGEVHALMGENGAGKSTLMNILTGLHKKDQGTITIDGKDMTFDNPKQAEEFGVAFIHQELNVWPEMTVLENLFINKEPVTQFGLINTRKMKAIANEQFKKLNISIPLTKEAGQCSVGQQQMIEIAKALMTDAKVIIMDEPTAALTDREIETLFTVIRSLKKAGVSIVYISHRMEEIFTICDTITVMRDGRTVDTTPIPETNFDEVVKKMVGRELTDRFPKRQPKPGETMLEVRNLTKKGLFEKVSFEVRSGEIVGVSGLMGAGRTEIMRTIFGLDGRYEGEILVNGKPVTIKTPDQAVKLGLGFITEDRKDEGLVLDFSLKDNIALPSLYSFTKKGLINDKSEQDFVEMLIKRLTIKTESARTHAKNLSGGNQQKVVIAKWIGIGPKVLILDEPTRGVDVGAKREIYQLMNELTDRGVAIVMVSSELPEVLGMSDRILVVHEGTIAGELSKEDATQEKIMTLATGGHAHE, translated from the coding sequence ATGCAGATCAGCATGAAGAATATCCATAAAGCATTTGGGACGAACAAGGTCCTTGAAGGCGTAGACATCGAGATTGGGGAAGGTGAAGTCCATGCCCTGATGGGAGAAAACGGTGCCGGAAAGTCGACCCTGATGAATATCCTGACTGGCCTTCACAAGAAGGATCAGGGAACGATCACCATCGACGGGAAGGACATGACGTTCGACAATCCGAAACAGGCCGAGGAATTTGGCGTTGCCTTCATCCATCAAGAGCTGAATGTATGGCCGGAGATGACCGTTCTTGAGAATCTCTTCATCAATAAGGAACCGGTTACACAATTCGGTCTCATCAACACGAGAAAAATGAAAGCGATTGCGAATGAGCAGTTTAAGAAACTGAACATTTCCATCCCTCTCACAAAAGAAGCAGGACAGTGCTCAGTCGGACAGCAGCAAATGATCGAGATTGCCAAAGCACTCATGACGGATGCGAAAGTCATCATCATGGACGAGCCGACAGCGGCATTGACGGACCGGGAAATCGAGACGCTCTTCACCGTCATCCGCTCGCTAAAGAAAGCCGGCGTGTCGATTGTATACATCTCCCACCGGATGGAAGAGATCTTCACGATTTGTGACACGATCACGGTCATGCGGGACGGACGCACGGTGGATACGACGCCGATCCCCGAGACGAACTTCGATGAGGTCGTGAAGAAAATGGTCGGACGTGAACTGACGGACCGCTTTCCAAAACGCCAGCCAAAACCAGGTGAAACGATGCTTGAAGTCAGGAACCTGACGAAGAAGGGACTGTTTGAAAAGGTCAGCTTCGAGGTACGTTCAGGCGAAATCGTCGGCGTGTCAGGGTTGATGGGGGCAGGTAGAACAGAAATCATGAGGACCATCTTCGGACTCGACGGACGATATGAAGGCGAAATCCTCGTAAACGGGAAACCGGTCACCATTAAAACACCTGATCAGGCCGTGAAACTCGGTCTTGGATTCATCACCGAGGATCGGAAGGATGAAGGACTCGTCCTCGACTTTTCCCTGAAGGATAATATCGCTCTTCCAAGCCTCTACAGCTTCACGAAGAAAGGCTTGATCAATGATAAAAGCGAACAGGACTTTGTGGAAATGCTCATCAAACGGCTGACGATCAAAACCGAATCAGCCAGGACCCACGCAAAGAACCTATCCGGCGGGAACCAGCAGAAGGTAGTCATCGCAAAATGGATCGGCATCGGTCCAAAAGTGCTGATACTCGATGAACCGACCCGGGGAGTCGATGTCGGGGCGAAGCGGGAAATCTATCAATTGATGAACGAGCTCACCGACCGCGGCGTCGCAATCGTGATGGTATCATCCGAGCTGCCAGAAGTACTCGGAATGAGCGACCGTATCCTCGTCGTCCATGAAGGGACCATCGCAGGAGAGCTATCAAAGGAAGACGCAACACAGGAAAAAATCATGACATTGGCGACAGGAGGTCACGCACATGAATAA
- the rbsC gene encoding ribose ABC transporter permease RbsC has product MNNALKTNHVGNLMQKLGPLLGLFVLIATVSIINPSFLEPLNLLNLLRQVAINALIAYGMTFVILTGGIDLSVGSILALSSALMAGMMVSGIDPILAILIGCILGAVMGMVNGLLITKGKMAPFIATLATMTMFRGLTLVYTDGNPITGLGDSYAFQLFGRGYFLGIPVPAVTMILTFAILWVILHKTPFGRKTYAIGGNEKAALISGIKVPRIKVMIYSLAGLLAALAGAILTSRLNSAQPTAGTSYELDAIAAVVLGGTSLSGGRGLIVGTLIGALIIGTLNNGLNLLGVSSFFQMVVKGVVIIIAVLIDRKKAA; this is encoded by the coding sequence ATGAATAACGCACTCAAAACGAATCACGTCGGCAATCTGATGCAAAAACTCGGTCCACTTCTCGGACTGTTTGTGCTGATTGCGACCGTATCCATCATCAACCCTAGTTTTCTAGAACCCTTGAACTTATTGAATCTATTACGACAGGTCGCGATCAACGCCCTGATTGCCTACGGGATGACCTTCGTCATTTTGACCGGAGGAATTGATTTATCCGTCGGCTCGATCCTCGCCTTATCCAGTGCCCTCATGGCCGGGATGATGGTATCGGGAATCGACCCGATCCTTGCGATCCTGATCGGCTGTATCCTTGGAGCTGTGATGGGAATGGTCAACGGATTATTGATCACAAAAGGAAAAATGGCCCCATTCATCGCAACACTTGCAACGATGACCATGTTCCGCGGGTTGACGCTCGTGTACACAGATGGAAACCCAATTACAGGACTTGGCGACAGTTATGCATTCCAACTGTTTGGAAGAGGTTACTTCCTTGGAATCCCGGTACCGGCCGTCACAATGATCCTGACGTTCGCGATTCTATGGGTGATCCTGCACAAAACCCCGTTCGGCCGAAAAACGTATGCCATCGGTGGAAATGAAAAAGCAGCCCTGATCTCAGGAATCAAAGTACCACGCATCAAAGTAATGATCTACTCCTTAGCTGGTTTACTGGCAGCACTTGCAGGAGCGATCCTCACGTCACGTCTGAATTCAGCCCAGCCGACAGCTGGTACATCGTATGAACTAGATGCCATCGCCGCCGTCGTCCTAGGAGGGACAAGCCTGTCAGGCGGACGCGGACTGATCGTCGGAACACTGATCGGTGCACTCATCATCGGAACGTTAAACAACGGTCTGAACCTGCTCGGCGTCTCATCCTTCTTCCAAATGGTCGTAAAGGGTGTCGTCATCATCATTGCGGTTCTTATCGACCGAAAGAAAGCAGCGTAG
- the rbsB gene encoding ribose ABC transporter substrate-binding protein RbsB — translation MKKAWLLLISLSLLFLGACSLQPPEWAKPTKSSNPEDIKIGLSVSTLNNPFFVSMKNGVEEEAKKQGMEVVVVDAQNDAAKQINDVEDLIQQGVNVLLINPTDSAAISTAVQSANSLGIPVVTLDRSAEKGDVATLVSSDNEKGGEMAGEYLVEQLGEGAEVAELEGVPGASATRERGAGFHNIADEKLDVVAKQTANFDRTEGLNTMENLIQGNPDIKAVFAHNDEMALGALQAIQSSGRDVLVVGFDGNEDAMTSIRNGNLSATVAQQPEKIGSLAVQAGADVLSGKKVDKKIPVPLKLVTEENIEESSE, via the coding sequence ATGAAAAAAGCATGGTTACTACTAATCAGTTTGTCACTCCTATTCCTGGGCGCCTGCTCCCTGCAGCCGCCCGAATGGGCGAAACCAACTAAAAGCTCGAACCCTGAAGACATCAAAATCGGACTATCCGTTTCAACACTCAATAACCCATTCTTCGTCTCCATGAAAAACGGAGTAGAAGAGGAAGCGAAGAAACAAGGCATGGAAGTCGTCGTCGTCGATGCCCAGAACGACGCCGCCAAACAGATCAATGACGTAGAAGATCTCATCCAGCAGGGCGTCAACGTCCTACTCATCAACCCGACGGATTCAGCGGCCATCTCCACTGCCGTCCAATCTGCCAACAGCCTGGGCATCCCTGTCGTCACCCTTGACCGCTCAGCGGAAAAAGGAGACGTAGCCACACTCGTCAGCTCTGATAACGAAAAGGGTGGCGAAATGGCCGGGGAATATCTCGTCGAACAGCTCGGTGAAGGGGCCGAGGTTGCAGAACTGGAAGGTGTCCCTGGAGCGTCTGCCACACGTGAGCGTGGAGCCGGATTTCACAACATCGCGGATGAAAAGCTAGATGTCGTGGCCAAACAGACGGCAAACTTCGATCGTACCGAGGGACTGAATACGATGGAGAACTTGATTCAAGGGAATCCAGACATCAAAGCCGTGTTCGCTCATAATGATGAAATGGCATTGGGAGCACTGCAGGCGATCCAAAGTTCCGGACGTGACGTATTAGTCGTTGGATTTGATGGAAATGAAGATGCGATGACTAGCATTCGGAATGGCAACCTGTCTGCGACTGTTGCTCAGCAGCCTGAGAAGATTGGTTCGTTGGCCGTTCAGGCTGGGGCTGATGTATTGTCAGGGAAGAAGGTAGACAAGAAGATTCCGGTTCCGTTGAAGTTGGTGACGGAGGAGAATATAGAAGAGTCTTCAGAATAA
- a CDS encoding malate synthase — MNLINKKVTHERFGMGSIVNHNDTVVEIHFASENKKFVYPDAFGQHLKLHDKSAAHSLEKILHEQEMELKEEEMQKEEEKARQRRNQELRVGHEKSMKNHKLHPESQMVYRCDTEEQSSSFSDWTVSSGEIKSGTNKGKPNKPSRLHQNSAVLLTAVDPGMPEKDRRILGVYMVKDHFIGKLCEDGNIPAHSHYRLQLTDEESKQMPFWKYYVNEKSPQQTTWNTGKYRYFDNSWMAQILRDIVTLKSDTEEQELAQQFLDHFSKMNQIVEQELKEPNGALLRA, encoded by the coding sequence TTGAATCTAATCAATAAGAAAGTTACACATGAGCGGTTTGGTATGGGAAGCATCGTGAATCATAATGATACGGTAGTTGAAATCCATTTCGCCTCGGAAAATAAAAAATTTGTTTACCCGGATGCATTTGGACAGCACTTGAAACTACATGATAAAAGTGCTGCCCATTCACTTGAAAAAATTTTACACGAGCAGGAAATGGAACTCAAAGAGGAAGAAATGCAGAAAGAAGAGGAAAAGGCACGGCAAAGAAGAAACCAGGAGCTTCGAGTGGGTCATGAAAAAAGTATGAAAAATCATAAACTTCATCCCGAATCGCAGATGGTTTACAGGTGCGATACAGAAGAACAGAGTAGCTCCTTTTCAGATTGGACGGTTTCCTCTGGTGAAATAAAAAGTGGTACGAATAAGGGTAAGCCAAACAAGCCCAGTCGCTTACACCAAAACAGTGCGGTCCTGCTGACAGCGGTCGATCCCGGCATGCCTGAAAAAGACAGACGCATCTTAGGTGTCTATATGGTGAAGGATCATTTCATCGGTAAACTTTGTGAAGATGGAAATATTCCTGCCCATTCCCATTACAGACTCCAACTGACAGACGAGGAATCGAAACAGATGCCTTTCTGGAAGTACTATGTCAATGAAAAATCCCCTCAACAAACGACATGGAATACAGGCAAGTACCGATATTTCGATAATTCGTGGATGGCTCAGATTCTGCGAGACATCGTTACATTGAAAAGTGACACAGAGGAACAAGAGCTGGCACAACAATTTCTGGACCACTTCTCTAAGATGAATCAAATAGTAGAGCAGGAGTTAAAAGAGCCGAATGGGGCATTATTGCGTGCTTAG
- a CDS encoding ATP-binding protein, whose product MMKLSSYWGGTEVDKSDQLRVRSFESHSVQIEIVDFQKWKEKNTDSEIKIGSFLKVEDGNDRSIVTLVKSFKMVEDSEDEITIQNQYNGNFIINTQPIGQLEYTSGKPEFIKGIKNISIPPNGVNIANEEDLKCIFSNTDNKFVFSNHLINNNIEIAVNGDKFFSKHIAVVGSTGSGKSCTVAKVIQEAINSDIDKVNNTHIIIFDIHGEYSRAFPDQGYLSIEKKNFHLPYWLMNSEELENLFIESNESNSHNQISVFKEAVIKNKIRYNPNIKVTYDSPVYFSLEEVFNYICNKNEETHYIKDGKELFAIKNTEVEVSCTDFLWEKLSFEASSGNSKNDILGSKVSSKNNGYHGEFPRFISRLENKMNDERLHFLITEEKEKGKKYSTQDLQEIIEKILGYKEKNNVTIIDLSSLPFEVISIVVSIISRLIFEFCYHYTKFFEKNDNPFMLVYEEAHKYIPKINEARYRNTRIAVERVAKEGRKYGLSSMIVSQRPSELSSTVFSQCNNFIVMRLNNPEDQSYVKRLLPEAVISYGDALSSLEKREALLVGDAVATPCIVNINEACPTPQSDDIKFYTEWRSDWKDIAFSNIVKNINKESHNSN is encoded by the coding sequence ATGATGAAATTATCGAGCTATTGGGGGGGAACTGAAGTGGATAAAAGTGATCAGTTAAGAGTTAGGAGCTTTGAATCACATTCAGTACAAATAGAAATAGTCGATTTCCAAAAATGGAAAGAAAAGAATACTGACAGTGAAATAAAGATTGGTTCATTTTTAAAAGTCGAAGATGGGAACGACCGTAGTATTGTAACTCTTGTAAAAAGTTTCAAAATGGTTGAGGATAGTGAGGATGAAATTACGATTCAAAATCAATATAATGGCAATTTCATTATTAATACACAGCCAATTGGTCAATTAGAGTATACTTCAGGCAAACCTGAATTTATAAAAGGAATTAAGAACATTAGTATTCCTCCAAACGGGGTAAACATTGCAAATGAAGAAGATTTAAAATGTATATTTTCAAATACTGATAATAAATTTGTCTTTTCAAATCATTTAATTAATAACAATATAGAGATAGCAGTAAACGGTGATAAATTTTTCTCAAAACATATTGCTGTTGTAGGCTCAACAGGTTCTGGTAAGTCATGTACAGTAGCAAAAGTAATACAAGAAGCTATTAATAGTGATATAGATAAGGTAAATAATACACACATTATCATTTTCGATATTCATGGAGAGTATAGTAGAGCGTTCCCTGATCAAGGGTACTTATCAATAGAAAAGAAAAATTTTCACTTACCATATTGGCTTATGAATTCGGAAGAGTTAGAAAATTTATTCATTGAAAGTAATGAAAGTAACTCACATAACCAAATATCTGTATTTAAGGAAGCTGTAATAAAAAACAAAATAAGGTACAATCCAAATATTAAAGTTACATATGATAGCCCTGTTTACTTTAGTTTAGAAGAGGTGTTTAACTATATTTGTAATAAAAATGAAGAAACTCATTATATCAAGGATGGTAAAGAACTTTTTGCCATTAAGAATACCGAGGTAGAAGTAAGTTGTACAGATTTTTTATGGGAAAAATTGAGTTTTGAAGCATCCTCAGGCAATAGTAAGAATGATATTTTAGGAAGCAAGGTATCTTCAAAAAATAACGGTTACCATGGTGAATTCCCTCGATTTATATCAAGATTAGAAAACAAAATGAATGATGAACGCCTGCATTTTTTAATAACCGAAGAAAAAGAAAAAGGAAAGAAATATTCTACACAAGACTTACAGGAAATTATTGAAAAAATCTTAGGTTACAAAGAGAAAAATAATGTAACAATTATCGATCTAAGTTCTTTACCTTTTGAAGTAATTTCCATAGTTGTTTCAATAATTTCTAGACTTATTTTTGAATTTTGTTACCATTATACTAAATTTTTTGAAAAAAATGATAACCCCTTTATGTTGGTGTATGAAGAGGCACATAAATATATACCGAAAATAAATGAAGCAAGATATAGGAATACTCGTATAGCAGTTGAAAGAGTTGCAAAAGAAGGAAGAAAATATGGGTTGTCCTCTATGATTGTTAGTCAAAGGCCATCAGAGTTGTCCTCTACTGTATTTTCTCAATGTAATAATTTTATTGTTATGAGACTAAATAACCCAGAAGATCAATCTTATGTAAAAAGACTATTACCTGAAGCTGTTATTAGTTATGGAGATGCTTTGTCTTCTCTTGAAAAAAGAGAAGCCCTTTTAGTTGGGGATGCTGTAGCTACCCCTTGTATTGTAAATATTAATGAAGCTTGTCCTACCCCACAATCTGACGACATTAAATTTTATACAGAGTGGAGAAGTGATTGGAAAGATATAGCATTCTCAAATATAGTAAAAAATATTAATAAAGAATCTCATAACAGTAATTAA
- a CDS encoding purine-cytosine permease family protein — MKQPMIERLGLEKVPPELKSTTWIEYFIIQLAFSVNAGNFLIPALAVLEGGLSFQAAFIATVLGASVAFLFVSFLSLPGSRYGLPAQYVLRSIIGTRLSMLIASPIRSLTSLYWFSVQTIGGTFVVISMVEKVTPYTIPFIPVAIGLAIIMTLLALIGFEAVKKATKLFIPILVIGQGIILYLFLTKGADSLATLTHGQEPFSIGTFLFYSSLVFVQYISGVSASSDITRYSKSDRHGFWGLYGGNVVGFMMTALLGGLSASLFKDLNPFVAAGQLTDSSLLLLVITACAMVSMISINLSNAYTGGYSLLNALPTLSRIQSALLFSVAGIILSSFPQLVYNAQEYISYLGILIIPISAIVVADYLVIRRGRISESALVRLASGESNFNREALYVLGIGMVVYLGIPDGWSPGFSCFFVTSIIYVFSKM, encoded by the coding sequence ATGAAACAACCCATGATCGAACGGCTCGGACTCGAAAAGGTCCCACCGGAATTAAAATCAACCACATGGATCGAATACTTCATCATACAGCTCGCCTTCTCCGTGAACGCAGGAAACTTCCTCATCCCGGCACTCGCCGTCCTGGAAGGCGGATTATCCTTTCAGGCAGCGTTCATCGCCACCGTACTCGGAGCAAGCGTCGCCTTCCTATTCGTATCATTTCTGTCATTACCGGGCTCCCGCTACGGCCTGCCCGCTCAATACGTCCTGAGATCCATCATCGGAACCCGGCTGTCGATGCTCATCGCATCCCCCATCCGGTCCCTGACGTCCCTCTACTGGTTCAGCGTCCAAACCATCGGAGGAACCTTCGTCGTCATCTCCATGGTGGAAAAAGTAACACCGTACACGATTCCGTTCATACCGGTCGCCATCGGACTCGCCATCATCATGACCCTTCTAGCCCTCATCGGCTTCGAAGCCGTCAAAAAAGCGACCAAACTATTCATCCCGATCCTCGTGATCGGCCAGGGAATCATCCTCTACCTATTCCTAACAAAAGGAGCCGATTCCCTCGCCACACTCACACATGGCCAGGAACCCTTCTCCATCGGAACGTTCCTATTCTACTCTAGCCTCGTCTTCGTCCAATACATCTCAGGTGTCAGCGCATCCTCCGACATCACCCGCTACAGCAAAAGCGACCGCCACGGATTCTGGGGACTGTACGGAGGAAACGTCGTCGGATTCATGATGACCGCGCTCCTTGGAGGATTGAGTGCCAGCTTGTTCAAAGATCTGAATCCATTCGTCGCAGCGGGGCAACTGACCGACTCCAGTCTGCTTCTATTGGTGATCACGGCTTGTGCGATGGTATCGATGATTTCGATTAATCTTAGTAATGCGTATACAGGGGGATACAGTTTGCTTAATGCACTGCCGACCTTATCACGGATTCAAAGTGCACTGTTGTTCAGTGTTGCAGGGATTATCTTAAGCTCGTTTCCGCAGCTGGTTTATAATGCGCAGGAGTATATTTCTTATCTGGGGATCTTGATCATTCCGATATCGGCGATTGTGGTGGCTGATTATTTGGTAATTAGGAGAGGGAGGATTTCTGAGAGTGCGCTTGTTAGGCTTGCGAGTGGGGAGTCGAATTTTAATCGTGAGGCGTTGTACGTTTTAGGGATTGGGATGGTGGTTTATTTGGGGATTCCGGATGGTTGGTCACCGGGGTTTAGTTGTTTTTTCGTTACTTCTATTATTTATGTGTTTAGTAAGATGTGA
- the ald gene encoding alanine dehydrogenase yields MRIGVPTEIKNNENRVAMTPAGVVNLVQFGHDVYIEAGAGMGSGFTDEDYKAAGGHIVDSAAEAWSMDMVMKVKEPLPSEYSYFREGLILFTYLHLAPEPELTKALIDNKVVGIAYETVELNRALPLLTPMSEVAGRMATQIGAQFLEKIHGGKGVLLSGVPGVRRSKVTIIGGGVAGTNAAKMAVGLGANVTILDLNPDRLRQLDDIFGSDVTTLMSNPLNIEQAVKEADLVIGAVLIPGAKAPKLVTEDMIKAMTPGSVVVDIAIDQGGIFETTDRITTHDDPTYVKHGVVHYAVANMPGAVPRTSTIALTNVTVPYAVQIANKGYKKACLDNEALLKGINTLNGYVTYQAVAEAHAVDYSDTRTQLEQQ; encoded by the coding sequence ATGCGTATTGGTGTACCAACGGAAATTAAAAACAACGAAAATCGTGTGGCCATGACGCCGGCTGGTGTTGTAAACCTTGTTCAATTCGGACATGACGTTTACATTGAAGCTGGAGCGGGAATGGGTTCAGGATTTACAGATGAAGATTACAAAGCAGCAGGTGGACACATCGTTGATTCTGCAGCGGAAGCATGGTCCATGGATATGGTCATGAAGGTAAAAGAGCCACTTCCAAGTGAGTACTCTTATTTCCGCGAGGGGCTTATCTTATTTACATATTTACATCTTGCTCCAGAGCCGGAATTAACGAAAGCGTTAATTGATAATAAAGTAGTCGGAATCGCGTACGAAACGGTTGAACTGAATCGTGCCCTTCCATTACTGACTCCGATGAGTGAAGTGGCTGGACGTATGGCGACTCAGATCGGTGCCCAGTTCTTAGAGAAGATCCACGGTGGTAAAGGTGTATTACTTTCAGGTGTCCCAGGGGTTCGCCGCAGTAAAGTAACGATCATTGGTGGAGGAGTGGCCGGTACGAACGCAGCGAAAATGGCTGTCGGTCTTGGTGCCAACGTAACGATCCTTGACCTTAACCCGGATCGCCTTCGTCAGCTGGATGATATCTTCGGTAGCGACGTAACAACGCTTATGTCCAACCCGTTAAATATCGAACAAGCTGTCAAAGAAGCAGACCTAGTCATCGGAGCTGTACTGATTCCAGGAGCGAAAGCACCTAAATTAGTAACAGAAGACATGATCAAAGCGATGACACCTGGTTCAGTTGTTGTCGATATCGCCATCGACCAAGGCGGAATCTTCGAAACAACGGACCGCATCACAACGCATGACGATCCAACATACGTGAAGCACGGTGTTGTACACTATGCCGTTGCCAACATGCCTGGTGCCGTACCACGTACGTCAACCATCGCATTAACAAACGTGACCGTACCTTACGCGGTTCAAATCGCAAACAAAGGCTACAAAAAAGCGTGCTTAGATAACGAAGCTCTACTTAAAGGTATTAACACATTGAACGGATATGTTACTTACCAGGCTGTTGCTGAGGCGCATGCTGTAGACTACTCAGATACTAGAACTCAATTAGAGCAACAATAA
- a CDS encoding metal-dependent hydrolase — protein MKISYHGHSVVKIETNGKTILIDPFINGNELTDLKVDDEKPDVIILTHGHNDHVGDTVELAKKNDSLVIANHELATYLSWQLVRTHPMHVGGAYEFDFGKVKLTQAFHGSGLITDGNEIIYMGMPAGVLLMIEGKTIFHAGDTGLFSDMKLIGERHPIDLAFLPIGDNFTMGPEDAATAASFLKAKKVVPIHYDTFPPIKQDPHKFVEMLEDSEGQVMKAGDVIEY, from the coding sequence ATGAAGATTTCATATCATGGACATTCAGTAGTGAAAATCGAAACAAACGGTAAAACGATCCTGATCGATCCATTCATCAATGGGAATGAACTGACGGATCTGAAAGTGGATGACGAAAAGCCCGATGTGATCATCCTTACACACGGTCACAACGATCACGTAGGGGACACGGTGGAACTTGCGAAGAAAAACGATTCACTTGTCATCGCTAACCACGAACTGGCCACCTACCTAAGCTGGCAACTGGTGAGAACCCATCCGATGCACGTCGGAGGAGCTTATGAGTTCGACTTTGGTAAAGTGAAACTGACACAGGCCTTCCACGGATCAGGTCTCATCACAGACGGCAATGAAATCATCTATATGGGTATGCCAGCAGGCGTTCTCTTAATGATTGAAGGGAAGACGATCTTCCATGCAGGGGATACAGGATTATTCTCTGATATGAAACTGATCGGGGAGCGTCATCCGATTGACCTTGCCTTCCTACCGATCGGGGATAACTTCACGATGGGACCAGAGGATGCGGCGACGGCAGCTAGCTTCTTGAAAGCGAAGAAAGTTGTGCCGATTCACTATGATACATTCCCGCCTATTAAGCAGGATCCGCATAAATTTGTTGAGATGCTTGAAGATTCTGAGGGGCAGGTTATGAAGGCTGGGGATGTTATTGAATATTAA